From Heteronotia binoei isolate CCM8104 ecotype False Entrance Well chromosome 3, APGP_CSIRO_Hbin_v1, whole genome shotgun sequence, a single genomic window includes:
- the LOC132569021 gene encoding mid1-interacting protein 1-B-like, which produces MEEYFSAVCRMEQTIMFPSLLRGIYLEKTDDPTEADSGDKDLYEYFMQLKSIKRMVEGGLAPVEGPDPSTAPRLREQEDQEVADLERFFHYHVSNLYRVLTQLTRRADAVTTKYNELMGQIYQN; this is translated from the coding sequence ATGGAAGAATATTTCTCAGCCGTCTGCAGGATGGAGCAAACGATCATGTTCCCCAGTCTCCTCCGGGGAATATACTTGGAGAAGACGGACGACCCCACGGAGGCCGACTCCGGTGATAAAGATCTGTATGAATATTTCATGCAGTTGAAATCCATCAAGAGGATGGTAGAAGGCGGGCTGGCCCCTGTGGAGGGCCCGGATCCCAGCACTGCGCCCCGGCTGAGAGAACAGGAGGACCAAGAAGTGGCCGACCTGGAAAGATTCTTTCATTACCACGTCTCCAACTTGTACCGCGTCCTCACCCAGCTGACCAGGAGAGCCGATGCCGTGACCACAAAGTACAATGAACTTATGGGGCAGATTTACCAGAACTGA